A genomic stretch from Argiope bruennichi chromosome 2, qqArgBrue1.1, whole genome shotgun sequence includes:
- the LOC129958808 gene encoding glutamate receptor U1-like — MENCASTCVTWIREPDDKYGTWENNTWTGMCGMLFREEVDMILNPLLPSAEFAEVAYYTNPITYEAFTFLSGKKKQDGGLFLYFSVLEPSVWLSMGMALVVISLTSALLYRTIFDEKWNKWIFSLGQYFWVYVAYMLRQNPHDKWLLREEKSFLSLLVVLLITVWVIGVSFLVMTVFQSLLVSKLTIIKSIPIIDSMQDFVSKSEVEGAVPIEIELQEVLKDSGIPLYDMAWEKMEKTLSISEEVFSDLSFHKVEMGETCIAHGQVYLKSVLNDYFKMHGRCDFHLSNNYFFPFPLLNALRKNLPRKFQKKFNSGLSQLIASDISGKWLKTVFEGSRLCTSYSENTLKPLQLKNIFGVLLIWGVGTSLSICCFIVEIFLVKQNTQNSHA; from the exons ATGGAAAATTGCGCCTCCACTTG cGTCACGTGGATAAGAGAACCTGACGATAAGTATGGAACTTGGGAAAACAACACTTGGACTGGGATGTGTGGTATGTTGTTCAGAGAA gAAGTTGATATGATTCTCAATCCTCTACTACCAAGCGCTGAATTTGCTGAAGTGGCCTATTATACAAATCCTATAACATATGAAGCTTTCACATTTCTTTCTGGGAAGAAAAAACAAGACGGGGGCCTCTTTCTCTATTTCAGCGTCTTGGAACCAAGT gTGTGGCTTAGCATGGGAATGGCTCTGGTAGTGATTTCCCTGACTTCTGCTTTGCTATACAGAAcgatatttgatgaaaaatggaATAAGTGGATTTTCAGCTTGGGCCAATATTTTTGGGTTTATGTAGCGTATATGTTACGCCAAA ATCCTCACGATAAATGGCTACTTCgcgaagaaaaatcttttttgtcgCTTCTGGTTGTGTTACTCATCACTGTCTGGGTCATAGGAGTCTCCTTTCTTGTGATGACGGTTTTTCAGAGTCTCTTGGTCTCAAAGCTCACGATTATCAAAAGTATTCCTATCATTGATTCGATGCAAGATTTTGTGAGCAAATCGGAAGTAGAAGGTGCGGTGCCAATAGAAATTGAACTGCAAGAAGTTCTAAAA GATTCAGGTATTCCTCTGTACGACATGGCGTGGGAAAAAATGGAGAAGACATTGTCTATTTCCGAAGAAGTATTCTCAGATCTCTCTTTCCATAAAGTGGAAATGGGGGAAACTTGCATAGCTCATGGTCAAGTGTATCTCAAAAGTGTTCTTAATGATTACTTTAAGATGCATGGGAGGTGTGATTTTCATCTCTCTAATAACTACttctttccttttcctttacTAAATGCGTTGCGAAAAAATCTTCCAAGGAAGTTCCAAAAGAAATTTAACAGTGG ATTATCGCAACTCATTGCGAGCGATATCAGTGGAAAATGGCTGAAGACTGTCTTTGAGGGATCCCGATTATGCACGAGCTATTCGGAGAACACCCTCAAACCCCTTCAGCTCAAGAACATCTTCGGGGTGTTGCTGATATGGGGAGTAGGGACGTCACTATCTATTTGTTGTTTCATCGTTGAAATTTTTCTCGTCAAACAGAATACCCAGAACTCTCATGCTTAG